In the Malus domestica chromosome 16, GDT2T_hap1 genome, one interval contains:
- the LOC103420987 gene encoding large ribosomal subunit protein P3-like: MGVFTFVLRTSGGEWCAKQQNGDLEATAPSTFELQRKLVQSALSSDSSGGVQTSYSPVTPTSAVFQVIVGGGGGGGAFIGGGATAAAPGGGAAAAAEAPAAEEKKEEKEESDDDMGFSLFD, from the exons ATGGGAGTGTTCACCTTCGTGTTGAGGACCTCCGGGGGAGAGTGGTGCGCCAAGCAGCAGAATGGAGACCTTGAGGCCACCGCTCCATCCACATTCGAGCTCCAGAGGAAGCTTGTCCAGTCCGCTCTCTCTTCCGACTCCTCCGGCGGTGTCCAGACCTCCTACTCTCCTGTCACTCCCACCTCAGCCGTCTtccag GTGATCgttggtggcggtggtggtggcggtgccTTCATTGGAGGTGGTGCTACTGCTGCGGCTCCAGGAGGTGGTGCAGCGGCTGCTGCAGAGGCTCCCGCAGctgaggagaagaaggaagagaaggaGGAGAGCGATGATGACATGGGATTCTCTCTCTTTGATTAA